Genomic window (Centroberyx gerrardi isolate f3 chromosome 9, fCenGer3.hap1.cur.20231027, whole genome shotgun sequence):
AGACCGGGGAGTTTCACACTCATCGGAGAAGTGTCAAACTGTGCATAAAAGATGTTCAGATCTTTGTCGGGGTCAGTAAGTGACGGCATGTCGGGTTTAGGGTCACATCCAGTGAGCGCTCCCACCTTCTGAAAAGCCTATTTGGTgttcatattgtgtgtgtgtgtgtgtgtgtgtgtgtgtgtgtgtcagcagtaGGCACAAGGCTGAAgactctcttgtctctctttcccctcctctcaaGTGTATATGCGACGgtgccctctctttctctcttttccatcttctctctttctgtctctctctctttgtttttcagttctgTAAACCCTCTCTATACGTCCTTTCTGAAATGTCACCTCTTGCACCCGAAGGATTGGTCTCACCTTTGTTTCACCCACATCATACCTCAggtctatatctatatatatatatatgtgtacacACTGAATCACTGTGTTTGTAGCTTggatttgtgtatgtgtgtgtgtgtgtgtgtgtgtgtgaactctcctctctgtgtacTTCTACCACGGCAGCTTCGTTGCCCATGCCAACCATCGCGGCGGTGGACGGCTTTGCCCTGGGAGGCGGGCTGGAGCTGGCCTTGGCCTGTGACCTCCGCGCTGCTGGTGAGTGACCTCTGAACCTTTACCTTCCAACTCTGAACCGAGCGAGTCTGCGCTAGGCCTGAATACACTCAAAATTTctccttccgtccttccttccttcaggTGATGTTAGATCTAATGGGACTGGAACAGGGATGTCATGTTCTCTTCACAGCTGTCACCAATCCAGTCATATCAGATCAGTGGTTGGctcagaggaggggagggagggaaggctgCAGCTAAAGAGTATCCACACACTGCTGTTTCTCAAGCCTGACAACCCCCTTATTCTAATCGCCATAGATTAACAGAGATTGGATAGGTGTAAATAATTCAGACGCTTCTCTCTCAGCCCATTTGACgggtttcattcattcattctaggTTTTTTATCCGATCCTCTTATCCGGAATGACttccagtgagtgagcaggtaggagttcagtgtcttgctcactGACAgcttgacaggacacatggctgctgtgaggatcaaacctgtgaccttttgatTATTGGAAGATCTCTCAAAACCACAGGCCGCCCTGTCATCAGATCTAACAAAAGAAGAATGAGACTAGTTAGAGGTGGTAAACTAGTTATTACACAAAGATGTTTCATTCCTTGATATTTTAGAGACAATTGTCGCTCTTAAAGTGAACTGTCATTTCTGTTAACATCTATACAGCTATATAAGAGATGTTTGTGAGAATATTTAAGAATACCTCAAGACTCTTTTTCAAGTCTCTACAATACACAAGCCCCGagatgttttaacttcaatttaaagattgcatgctcctctatgagctgagaaaattctacaacccttggggttatgaaaccttttcaaaaacaattaGACAAACTGataaaatgcatggtggtcacaataaaagcaaGGCTGTTGCtaaaaagttgatattttggagattCAAGGTTTTCACCGAACAACAACAATGAGTTGATGAGCTTAGGGACTAATGATACTTGGTGAGGCCAGACACATCTGCCCCGCTGCTCATGTACTTGAATCTACATGCGATTGGTTAAATCAGTTGTGGCAGCTCAGTGATTGGTCGAGCGCAGATGTGCTAGGTGAGcaggtgtttgtctgtgttgctCTGACAGAGGCATCAGTCAGACTTTACGTCCTCCCCAGCTTAATGACACTCTGCAGCGCAGACCTTCaactgtcctctgtgtgtgtgtgtgtgtgcgtgtgcatgtgtgtgtgtgtgtgtgtgtgtatgtatgcgtgcatgtgtgtacatgtgtgtgtgtttcagcataTTCTGCACAGATGGGTCTGATTGAGACGACACGGGGGTTGCTCCCAGGAGCAGGTAAGACAACCAgaggtcacacacatgcactctcacacacacaaacaaccttGTGAGTAttatattgtgttgtgttgtgtgtgtgcgtattgaCTGTCTAAGAAGTGAGTAACAGCAGCTGCAAGAACTTGACCTTGACCTGGTTTGTCCTGCAGGGGGCAGTCAGCGGCTGCCGCGGGTGGTCGGCCTCTCTCTGGCCAAAGAGCTCATCTTCACAGGTGGCATTACAGAAACACTGACACCGCTATACACTCTTTAGTGATACACAGTATGCTTATCTTTCAGCAAGACGGTCTGCTTTTGTGTAGCGTTCTCTCTctgacgctctctctctctctctctctctctctctctctctctctctctctctctcgctctcgctctctctctctctctctctgttatcagGTAGGCGTGTGGGAGGGCAGGCGGCTCTGGAGCTGGGGCTCGTAAACAGAGCCACAGAACAGAACCAGACAGGAGATGCTGCCTACAGAGAGGCACTCAGCCTGGCCAGAGAGATACTGCCCCAGGTTagaatacaacacacacacacacacacacacacacacacacacacacacacacactttactcaGATACTGAtgcattcctcctcctccaggcacGGTCCTACTCttttacctcctcctctctgcttcctctctcccctctcctcgaCAACCCATCTCTCCCACTTCTTGTCCTCTTCCCTCgttcccccttcctctcttcctcatatTTTCTTCccagcctcccctccctctctctctcgctctctctcctctcttccctctctccaggcTTCTGTCGTtccacatttctctcactccagTTCAGATGCCCGCAGTCGGCAGGGCCAGAGTGGCAGTCAAGTGGAGAAATGGACCACAAatagcacaacacacacacataaacacacacacacacacacacacacacaaacgcacgctCTTGTCCAGTGGTTGTGGATtgaatgattgacaggtgttTGTATTGAATGAAAGTGAGGCagggagtaggaggaggagacgaTAATATGCAGATTAACGCCCCGACAGAGATGGACAGCCGCTGTCTCTCTGATCTCATCTCCTCATCTGTCACCAGACAGCCAAGCCAAGCCGTTTCTCTAAAGCAACACTGTGATGCTTATTCCATCTTGTGAAGGGCTCGTTGCATGAGTGGAATATGGTctcaataaaaaatgtaaaatgcaagtCTCCTTCAAAAACGATCCAAGGCACACTGTAGGGTTTGTGcaaaattaaaatgcctttagTTTACATGGCAATATGTATTTAAAATGACCAACACGTTGCGACCGAcataggtcttcatcagggtcatTGTCAGCAGTAGCTTACACACCTATATTGTGTTACACTAATGAGTTGAGTGGGAGGATGGTTCTCTATCAATGTGCAAGCCTAttggtcaaaacacaacaatgtgATGCTTTCTGTTCAGCTGTAAGCCAGTGGAACTTCGTCTCAATGTTTTGTTACTTTATGGGAGAATAAGATAGAAGCAGACCGGTGCTACAGAACAGTTCTGTGGCAGTGACAATAGCAGAGCATCTATCATCATCACGGTCACGACTATACGATACAGTATATGAATCTAAACAGGGTATTTTATTAAACCTGTCAGCATCTAACTCCTcgatgtgtgtttctgttgctcAGGCTCCTGTCGCTGTGCGGATGGCAAAAGAGGCAATGAACAGAGGCTTCGAGGTACAGTGTGATGCATAGGATCACTTTTTTCCATCATTGTCAGTCTATGATATAGCGGTGCCAGTGATTgaaatctgtgtctgtctctcccagGTGGACATTACTTCAGCAATGGCAATAGAGAGGATGTGTTATGCCCGGGTAAGAGTTCAAGTGCTTACTtaatgttttcaaaaatattgattttcCTGTTTCTAATTAAATTATGGACCCAACTGTGCTGTACAATGTcatgctttgttttgttgtttaacTTGGAATCTGAAGCTGCCCCATTTGTGGATGTTGATGGAAGTTGATGACCCCCATGTTGTGCTACTGTAGAAATTCCAGTCTAAGCAGTGTAAATCGAAGTTGAGCTcaatttagttttgatactcaGTGCTTGactcatgtctttttttttttttttttttcaggtaatCCCAACACGGGACAGACGGGAGGGGATGGCTGCCTTCATAGAGAAGAGACCACCACAGTATATTGGAGAGTAACAAACCCTTTCGACTGATTGcattgctctccctctctcactgacaAGCCCACACAGATAAACACCGCTCTCTATAACCTCCAGTCTGATGGACAATTAATTCCCATTGATTGTCTGTGTGCATCCCGGCCCATTGTCAATACATCATGAGCACTCAGGCGTTCACTGTTGTGACATTCAGGATTAGAAACGGAGCCGCTTTTCATTTGATTCAAAACACAGACTATGGTATATCTGAAATGATACGtgtacaataaaaatattttttaaatgaactgTTTACTCacacattttatactttataggTGATAGAAacctcattgtaagtcactgaATAAACAGACAACAGGACTCCCATCTCCAGTTTATGGGGATGTACATTCTTTATTTCAAAAACTTGAAAACTTGACTCTCAGCAGCAACATGGCACAATCATAAACATATCTGGACTTTTGCAACTTCGGTTTGAATGAAATTCTCTTTGTGAAAAATGAAACTGGCCTTCACTAAGGGCAATGTTCAGATGCTCAACTACACTATCCAAGATATTATGAACAACAGATAAGgaacaagaacaacaaaaacaggCTCTATTTCATCTactgctctgctctactgcaAACAAAACTTTGCCCTTGATGAAAGTGATAAGGGATCAGCTCAGGAGCCATGCAGAAACAGCAAGCATACAGTGACCGCTGATTGAAAACAATACAATGACACGATGACCTTTTGAGGCGATGTGGGTGGACAATTCCAACTAACAGTATTATTTTAGAATACTATTATTCCTTGTAGCTTAATATGTTATCTTCATTTCCATTAACACACGCAGTACGTTACCTACACCGGTTTTATCACGTGCCGACTGGTATCACTGCTGACGCCCAAATACCCATTGCCTCAAAAAGTTCCTTATGTATCATCACTGTTACGTCAGGGGTTTGAAAGCAGCTTGTAAAAGTAATATCAGCTTCATTTGCATAGAGAATGGTGACAGGAGCATCATCAGAATCCAAACCTAGGTTGAGCGAGGAGAAAGTAGGCATCAGGGTGAGATGTTACAGCCTATGGTGGTTTCCTCTGTCCGTTTCTATCCTTATCCTCTGACAGGTAAAAGTGTTTCCTGGTAAAACGGCATCCTGGAGGATACATGGCCAGTAATTTCAGAACATTTAGAGTAAGAGCCTTAAATGTTTCCCATTCCACTCCCTcgcttctttctctcccccaggtaaatagcttttttttctctggttaCCCTCTCCTTTGTTCCACAAGTACCTCTTAATcagacaaataaaaacaaaacaatgaacatACAATATAATAGTGTCCGTGCAAACCATTTCAACCAGTCATAACGATTACTATTTCTCCCTCGCATTCTATTATGTACACAGCATGTACAAATTACATACACTCTTAAGATGCTGCTAGTTATACagacgtacatacacacacacatgctcacaccgaatttctgtctctgtttcttacacacacacagacgcagaggGAGGCACAGCTGACATACCAATATATACACAATCTTCTCAGGGAGAAAACAGCTGTGTCCCAATACGCATGTACGCGAGTCCTACCGTGTCTATATTGACCAAATCATTATTGC
Coding sequences:
- the echdc2 gene encoding enoyl-CoA hydratase domain-containing protein 2, mitochondrial encodes the protein MTFLRRLAGPRCPSWRGLGVILLDSHGATPGLIPRVGVTQLPGGGRPLTGYTRTHTRRQHTEATDPVEVDLKRLDGEDAGIVEVLMCRHKARNALGHVFVSQMRELVSSLSHDSAVRVVVFRSLVPGVFCAGADLKERALMDNAESDLFVHSLRSLMTQIASLPMPTIAAVDGFALGGGLELALACDLRAAAYSAQMGLIETTRGLLPGAGGSQRLPRVVGLSLAKELIFTGRRVGGQAALELGLVNRATEQNQTGDAAYREALSLAREILPQAPVAVRMAKEAMNRGFEVDITSAMAIERMCYARVIPTRDRREGMAAFIEKRPPQYIGE